In Prosthecochloris sp. GSB1, the following proteins share a genomic window:
- a CDS encoding lipocalin family protein has product MFKRLLVFLPLFLFGCIRIPEGVDVVEGFELERYLGTWYEIARTENAFEKNFSAVTATYSLDTDGSVRVLNKGYHTEKGEWRETKAKAKFVDDPSKGALKVSFFGPFYSSYNIIDLDSEGYRWAMVTGYKKTLFWILSRDPEMDPELFRSLVKKAEGLGFDTANLVIGGPEDYRRE; this is encoded by the coding sequence ATGTTCAAGCGTCTGCTCGTTTTTCTGCCGCTGTTTCTTTTCGGATGCATCAGGATCCCCGAAGGTGTCGACGTTGTCGAGGGATTCGAACTGGAGCGATATCTCGGTACCTGGTATGAAATCGCCAGGACGGAAAACGCCTTCGAAAAGAACTTCAGTGCCGTGACGGCTACCTACTCCCTCGATACGGACGGTTCGGTCAGGGTGCTCAACAAGGGGTACCATACCGAGAAAGGAGAGTGGCGTGAAACGAAGGCGAAGGCGAAGTTTGTGGACGATCCTTCGAAAGGTGCTTTGAAGGTGTCGTTTTTCGGCCCGTTTTATTCAAGTTACAATATTATCGACCTTGACAGCGAGGGTTACCGCTGGGCGATGGTGACCGGTTACAAAAAAACTTTGTTCTGGATTCTCTCCCGCGATCCAGAAATGGATCCGGAGCTTTTCCGGTCGCTCGTGAAGAAGGCCGAAGGATTGGGCTTCGATACAGCGAATCTCGTCATCGGCGGCCCGGAAGACTACCGCCGTGAATGA
- a CDS encoding phosphatase PAP2 family protein, with the protein MTKNATTIIFVITAAIASAASYFWVDLPVADYFHGLGESLLYETFKTVTVFGESQWYLVAGLLVWAFFRKSRPREASAGLFLFTSVAASGIIANVMKSLLGRARPRLHFNANVYGFDPFQIEYARLSFPSGHAATALGAATVLAILFPRFRPLFLLAGLTVAVSRVVLTQHYVSDIMAGSLLGAVTTAVLYRNLFRKSLDAKP; encoded by the coding sequence ATGACAAAAAACGCAACAACGATCATTTTCGTTATAACGGCCGCCATCGCCTCGGCCGCATCATATTTTTGGGTAGATCTGCCTGTGGCGGACTATTTTCACGGCCTCGGGGAAAGCCTGCTGTATGAAACCTTCAAGACGGTAACCGTTTTCGGAGAATCGCAATGGTATCTCGTGGCGGGTCTTCTCGTCTGGGCGTTCTTCAGGAAATCCCGTCCCCGGGAAGCATCGGCAGGGCTGTTCCTTTTCACCTCCGTCGCCGCTTCTGGAATCATTGCCAACGTCATGAAAAGCCTTCTCGGCAGGGCCAGGCCCAGGTTGCATTTCAACGCGAACGTCTACGGCTTCGATCCCTTCCAGATCGAATATGCACGTCTTTCCTTTCCTTCCGGCCATGCGGCGACGGCGCTCGGCGCCGCGACGGTGCTCGCCATACTCTTTCCCCGTTTTCGTCCGTTGTTCCTCCTGGCGGGGCTGACCGTCGCCGTGAGCCGTGTCGTGCTCACGCAACACTACGTCTCGGACATAATGGCCGGAAGCCTTCTCGGCGCGGTGACAACCGCCGTACTCTACCGAAATCTTTTCAGAAAATCCCTCGATGCGAAACCCTGA
- the purU gene encoding formyltetrahydrofolate deformylase, translating into MEQQSPSAILLLACPDRTGLVSRISRFIFERGGNILDLDEHVDTGTGMFFIRVSWSMEGVNIPPEELEEAFRPLGREFGADWTMYRSGARPRLALFVSKYDHCLQEILWRWKTGEFDIDIPLIVSNHPDLEPLAAHYGIAFHVFPVTPENKLEQEGRELDLLDEHSVDTVVLARYMQVLSPQFVDAFPSRIINIHHSFLPAFSGGNPYRQAFERGVKIIGATSHYVTSELDEGPIIEQDIVRISHRDAVQDLARKGRDLERLVLARAVACHIERRILVNGRKTIVFG; encoded by the coding sequence GTGGAGCAACAATCGCCCTCGGCCATTCTTCTTCTTGCCTGTCCCGACCGTACAGGCCTCGTATCCCGTATTTCCCGTTTCATTTTCGAACGGGGCGGCAACATCCTCGATCTCGACGAACACGTCGATACCGGGACAGGGATGTTTTTTATCAGGGTTTCCTGGAGCATGGAAGGAGTCAACATTCCTCCGGAAGAACTCGAGGAGGCGTTCCGGCCTCTCGGGAGGGAGTTCGGGGCTGACTGGACGATGTATCGATCCGGCGCCCGGCCGCGGCTCGCCCTGTTCGTTTCTAAATACGACCATTGTCTGCAGGAGATTCTCTGGCGATGGAAAACCGGTGAATTCGACATCGATATTCCGTTGATCGTCTCGAATCATCCGGATCTCGAACCGCTTGCGGCCCATTACGGAATTGCCTTCCATGTGTTTCCCGTAACTCCGGAAAACAAGCTGGAGCAGGAGGGCCGGGAGCTGGATCTGCTCGATGAACATTCGGTCGACACGGTTGTGCTCGCCCGTTACATGCAGGTTCTCTCGCCGCAATTCGTCGATGCGTTTCCCAGCAGGATCATCAATATACACCATTCTTTCCTTCCCGCCTTTTCCGGTGGAAACCCCTATCGCCAGGCTTTTGAGCGGGGTGTGAAAATTATAGGGGCGACGAGCCATTATGTGACCTCCGAACTGGACGAGGGACCGATCATCGAACAGGACATCGTCAGAATATCCCACAGGGACGCGGTCCAGGACCTCGCTCGCAAGGGAAGGGACCTCGAACGTCTCGTGCTGGCCAGGGCCGTTGCCTGCCATATCGAGCGAAGAATTCTCGTGAACGGCCGCAAGACAATCGTGTTCGGCTGA
- a CDS encoding ArnT family glycosyltransferase yields MRNPDEHLQEPVGWFYPALGLLLFLGFFAPLGIAPLFDVDEGAFSEATREMLASGNYLTTHLNGVPRFDKPILIYWLQAASVSAFGLNEFALRLPSALASTGWALLIFFFTRTFLDLRRAFIATVVMILSLQVTIVGKAAIADALLNCMLALSMFSIFRYYRERKNAHVLTAFAAIGLGTLAKGPVAILVPLAVSFIFFALRHELRSWLRAILNPAGIGVFALITLPWYTLEYLDQGQAFIDGFFLKHNIGRFSSAMERHKGPLWYYIPVLIVGLLPSTALLVPMFRHIRKLATDPLNAYLLVWAGFVFVFFSLSGTKLPHYIIYGYTPLFILAARSFDRLRHPVLLMLPPALFLLLLAAAPLIIEPISKNATDPYLTALFSGAIRLMRESGHSLILASAAAAMLMAAFLPGLDTIKRFVVAGTLFLSAINFHMMPLAGRLMQSPVKEAGLLVREKGYDVVMWKIDKPSFLVYSEALSPKREPLPGEIVLTSVKYLERLPDPVVIYEKHGIVLVKLGPRNAE; encoded by the coding sequence ATGCGAAACCCTGACGAACACCTGCAAGAGCCGGTCGGCTGGTTCTACCCAGCGCTCGGCCTCCTGCTCTTTCTCGGCTTCTTCGCTCCGCTCGGCATCGCCCCGCTGTTCGACGTCGACGAAGGCGCGTTCAGCGAAGCGACCAGGGAAATGCTTGCCAGCGGCAACTACCTGACGACCCATCTCAACGGCGTCCCCCGGTTCGACAAGCCGATCCTGATCTACTGGCTGCAGGCCGCGAGCGTCTCCGCGTTCGGACTGAACGAATTCGCCCTGCGCCTGCCCTCGGCGCTCGCATCGACGGGCTGGGCGCTGCTGATCTTCTTCTTCACCCGCACCTTCCTCGACCTCCGCAGAGCGTTTATCGCGACCGTGGTCATGATACTCTCCCTGCAGGTGACCATCGTGGGCAAGGCCGCCATAGCCGACGCACTGCTCAACTGCATGCTCGCGCTCTCGATGTTCTCGATATTCCGCTATTACCGGGAAAGAAAAAACGCTCACGTCCTGACGGCCTTCGCGGCCATAGGCCTGGGAACCCTCGCCAAAGGGCCTGTCGCGATCCTGGTGCCCCTTGCCGTATCCTTCATCTTTTTCGCCCTGCGCCACGAATTGCGCTCCTGGCTCAGAGCAATCCTCAATCCGGCAGGCATCGGCGTGTTCGCGCTCATAACCCTTCCATGGTACACGCTTGAATACCTCGATCAGGGGCAGGCCTTTATCGACGGTTTTTTCCTCAAGCACAACATCGGGCGATTCAGTTCCGCGATGGAACGGCACAAGGGCCCCCTGTGGTACTATATTCCCGTCCTTATCGTCGGCCTTCTCCCCTCGACCGCCCTGCTCGTTCCGATGTTCCGTCACATCAGGAAACTCGCAACCGATCCGCTCAACGCCTATCTCCTTGTCTGGGCGGGATTCGTCTTTGTCTTTTTCTCCCTCTCGGGCACCAAGCTGCCGCATTACATCATCTACGGCTACACGCCGCTCTTCATTCTTGCCGCCCGTTCGTTCGACAGGCTCCGGCACCCGGTCCTGCTTATGCTTCCGCCGGCCCTGTTTCTGCTGTTGCTTGCGGCGGCCCCGCTGATCATCGAACCCATCTCGAAGAACGCCACGGACCCCTACCTCACCGCCCTATTCAGCGGTGCGATCCGGCTCATGCGGGAATCGGGGCATTCGCTCATCCTCGCCTCGGCAGCGGCGGCCATGCTTATGGCCGCGTTCCTCCCCGGCCTCGACACCATCAAACGTTTCGTCGTCGCTGGAACGCTGTTTCTCTCGGCAATCAATTTCCACATGATGCCGCTGGCCGGCAGGCTGATGCAGTCACCCGTGAAAGAAGCGGGTCTACTCGTTCGGGAGAAGGGATATGACGTTGTCATGTGGAAAATCGACAAACCCTCTTTTTTAGTATATTCCGAAGCTCTTTCTCCGAAACGCGAGCCTCTGCCGGGAGAAATCGTTCTGACCAGCGTCAAGTATCTCGAACGTCTTCCGGACCCGGTTGTCATCTACGAGAAACATGGCATAGTTCTGGTTAAACTCGGGCCACGAAACGCAGAATAA
- a CDS encoding glycosyltransferase family 2 protein, translated as MKLSVVIPVMNEEENIAPLFDALAGALAGIEHEIILVDDGSGDGTVETVRNLLPANAKLLVFNKNYGQTTALAAGIDHARGNLIATMDGDLQNDPRDIPLMMAYLEEAGLDVVAGRRAGRKDGMFLRKIPSRIANALIRTLTDVHIRDYGCTLKVFRKDVAKNLGLYGELHRFIPVLVQLYGARMAEMDVRHHERQYGTSKYGLGRTFKVLSDLLFMVFFQKYGQKPMHLFGSLGFIAFFSGMAVNLYLLILKILGQEIGGRPILMLGVILTFTGIQLITTGFVAEFIMRTYYESQNKKPYIIRDIVGKKEHQ; from the coding sequence ATGAAACTATCGGTCGTCATACCGGTCATGAACGAAGAGGAGAACATCGCCCCGCTCTTCGACGCTCTCGCCGGAGCCCTTGCCGGAATCGAACATGAAATAATCCTCGTCGACGACGGATCGGGCGACGGCACCGTCGAGACGGTCAGGAACCTGCTCCCTGCAAACGCGAAACTCCTGGTTTTCAACAAGAATTACGGACAGACGACGGCGCTTGCCGCCGGCATCGACCACGCCCGGGGAAATCTTATCGCGACGATGGACGGAGACCTGCAGAACGACCCAAGGGACATTCCCCTGATGATGGCCTACCTCGAGGAAGCCGGCCTCGACGTCGTGGCCGGCCGGCGCGCAGGAAGAAAAGACGGCATGTTCCTGAGAAAAATCCCGAGCAGGATCGCCAATGCCCTCATCAGAACCCTGACCGATGTGCATATCCGCGATTACGGCTGCACCCTGAAGGTCTTCAGGAAAGACGTCGCCAAGAATCTCGGCCTGTACGGCGAACTGCACCGGTTCATTCCGGTGCTCGTCCAGCTTTACGGGGCCAGGATGGCGGAAATGGACGTCCGCCACCATGAGCGGCAATACGGAACATCGAAATACGGGCTTGGCAGGACCTTCAAGGTGCTGAGCGACCTTCTCTTCATGGTTTTTTTCCAGAAATACGGACAGAAACCGATGCACCTCTTCGGCTCGCTCGGCTTCATCGCGTTCTTTTCCGGAATGGCCGTCAACCTCTACCTCCTCATCCTGAAAATCCTCGGACAGGAAATCGGCGGCAGGCCAATCCTCATGCTGGGCGTCATACTGACCTTTACCGGCATACAGCTCATCACGACAGGATTCGTCGCCGAGTTCATCATGAGGACCTACTACGAATCGCAGAACAAGAAACCCTATATCATCCGGGACATCGTTGGCAAAAAAGAGCATCAGTAA
- a CDS encoding lysylphosphatidylglycerol synthase transmembrane domain-containing protein, protein MAKKSISKKKLARTIFQLAVSIIALYIVLAKTDTAKLLEVISTASPWHLLVAFLFFNLSKVLNALRLNRFFRVIGLNLTERYNLLLYYVGMFYNMFLPGGIGGDGYKIYVLQKQHGIRMLNVFNAVFWDRVAGIFALVFLTAALLPPSTFAVLHGEYIPAAYAVLALSYPLSWLLTRLLYKQFTPIFLVTSLESILIQAAQVVSAWFILLALSLPSNHIDYLAIFLVSTVATILPITVGGAGAREITFFYSLNYLGLEPNTGVALSLIFFAISAVSALVGMLFQGKSGKRMKKVKGMDEGNAG, encoded by the coding sequence TTGGCAAAAAAGAGCATCAGTAAGAAAAAACTCGCGAGAACAATCTTTCAACTGGCGGTATCGATCATCGCCCTCTACATCGTTCTGGCGAAAACCGACACCGCGAAACTTCTCGAAGTCATCAGCACGGCGAGCCCATGGCATCTCCTCGTCGCATTTCTCTTCTTCAATCTTTCGAAAGTGCTCAACGCCCTGAGACTCAACCGCTTTTTCAGGGTTATCGGGCTGAACCTTACCGAACGTTATAACCTGCTGCTCTACTACGTCGGCATGTTCTACAACATGTTCCTGCCCGGCGGCATCGGCGGTGACGGTTACAAGATCTACGTCCTGCAGAAGCAGCACGGCATCAGGATGCTCAACGTTTTCAATGCCGTCTTCTGGGACCGCGTCGCCGGCATTTTCGCTCTCGTGTTCCTCACCGCGGCGCTTCTACCTCCGAGCACGTTCGCGGTGCTGCACGGTGAATACATCCCCGCGGCGTACGCCGTTCTGGCTCTCAGCTATCCGCTTTCCTGGCTGCTGACCCGTTTGCTTTACAAACAGTTCACCCCGATATTCCTCGTCACGTCCCTCGAATCGATACTCATCCAGGCAGCCCAGGTGGTTTCGGCATGGTTCATCCTGCTGGCCCTATCCCTCCCGTCCAACCACATCGACTACCTGGCAATCTTTCTGGTTTCCACCGTCGCTACCATCCTGCCGATAACCGTGGGCGGCGCGGGAGCGAGGGAAATCACCTTTTTCTACTCGCTCAACTACCTCGGGCTCGAACCGAACACCGGCGTAGCCCTTTCGCTGATCTTTTTCGCCATCTCGGCCGT